The Jiangella alba genome includes the window GCGCGACGGTGACGGCGCGGTCGGCCCGCGGCCGCGCGACCACGCGGTCGGTGAGGCGGTCGAGGAGGGCGCGGTCGACCACGGCGTCGACGCTGACTGCGGTGCTCATCGCGCCCAGCCTACGACGCGGGACAGCGCGGCCGCCGAGTCCGGAGACCTGTCGGCGCTCGTTGACGCTCGCGCCAACTGTTGGCGCTGGTGGCACCAGCTCCGAACAGAAGCGTCCCGCCCCCCGCGGCCGCCGGCCGTGCGCGTCAGCCCAGGACGGTGACCTCGACCCGCTGGAACTCCTTGACCTCGGTGTAGCCGGTGGTGGCCATGGCCCGCCGCAGCGCGCCGACGAGGTTCATGGAGCCGTCGGCGAGGTAGGACGGGCCGCCCAGGATCTCGGACAGCGGCCCGATGGTGCCGACGTGCACCCGCTCGCCGCGCGGGAGGTCGGCGTGGTGGGCCTCGGAGCCCCAGTGCCAGCCGCGGCCGGGCGCCTCGGTGGCCCGGGCCAGCGGCGAGCCGACCATGACGGCGTCGGAGCCGCACGCGATGGCCTTGGCGATGTCGCCGGAACGCCCGATGGAGCCGTCGGCGATGACGTGCACGTACCGGCCGCCGGACTCGTCGAGGTAGTCGCGCCGGGCCGCCGCGACGTCGGCCACCGCGGTGGCCATCGGGACGGTGAGGCCGAGCACCGACTTCGTGGTGTGCGACGAACCGCCGCCGAAGCCGACCAGCACGCCGGCGGCGCCGGTGCGCATGAGGTGCAGCGCCGCCTGGTACGTGGCGCAGCCGCCGACGATGACCGGGACGTCCAGCTC containing:
- a CDS encoding GuaB3 family IMP dehydrogenase-related protein, whose amino-acid sequence is MAEIEIGRGKRGRQAYAFDDVAIVPSRRTRDPEEVSTHWQIDAYRFEIPLLAAPMDSVMSPATAIELGRAGGLGVLDLEGLWTRYDDPEPLLEEIAGLEEGKALNRLQEIYAAPVREDLIADRLREIRDAGVTVAGALSPPRVKRYHQAVIDAGVDLVVIRGTTVSAEHVSGRAEPLNLKQFIYELDVPVIVGGCATYQAALHLMRTGAAGVLVGFGGGSSHTTKSVLGLTVPMATAVADVAAARRDYLDESGGRYVHVIADGSIGRSGDIAKAIACGSDAVMVGSPLARATEAPGRGWHWGSEAHHADLPRGERVHVGTIGPLSEILGGPSYLADGSMNLVGALRRAMATTGYTEVKEFQRVEVTVLG